In Fluviicola taffensis DSM 16823, the following are encoded in one genomic region:
- the ytxJ gene encoding bacillithiol system redox-active protein YtxJ: protein MGLFSSKEKEVFPWVKLTSSDQLHELIESSEAKPVVFFKHSTRCSISSMALNRFENKMNPQNCTCVYLDLLAYRALSAEIEQLMKVEHQSPQAILMNHHQVIYSATHSEIDASEIMNLI from the coding sequence ATGGGATTATTTTCAAGCAAAGAGAAAGAAGTGTTTCCATGGGTGAAATTAACAAGTTCAGACCAATTGCATGAGCTGATAGAATCTTCTGAAGCGAAACCTGTTGTGTTCTTCAAACACAGCACACGTTGTAGCATTTCTTCCATGGCACTCAATCGTTTTGAAAATAAAATGAATCCACAAAATTGCACGTGTGTGTATTTGGATTTGTTAGCATACAGGGCATTGTCTGCAGAAATAGAACAACTAATGAAAGTAGAACATCAATCACCACAAGCTATTTTGATGAATCACCACCAAGTGATTTATTCGGCAACTCACAGTGAAATTGATGCTTCAGAAATAATGAATCTCATTTAA